TCTTCTTCTCTTATGAACCGAAATGCCCGCACATGCTTAGAGCTTAATAATTCGGAAACAATAATCTTGCGCACCTCTCTCCAGAAATCTCCATAAGGAGCAAAGGCAATGCTTCCTCCGCCAAAAGTTAAGGATTCAGCGTACAAAGACGGAGGCCTCTGAGAAAAATTGATCTCATGAGTCTTCAACACCTCTAGGGCTGCTTTGCTGGATGAAATTATAGTAGCCTCCGACTGACCTAGTTTCAGGTGAATAATGGGTCCATGTTTCCTGGCTAGGTCTCTCAATGCGTAGTGTGGCAGTGGATGACCAGCCAACTGAAGCAAGTTTCCTAGAATAGGCAGTTTCCATGGCCCTGGGGGTGACTTGAGGACTTGGCTTCTGCCTAAATATCTGGAACAACTCTTCCAAAAGATAAACGCTAGGATTAAGAGGAGGAGATGAGCTGAAAGAGGAAGGTCTTTGATGGGTAGTGTTTGTGACCACATCTTGGATACACAAAAGAAAAAGCTCTTAATTTGATTGATGATTTGTTCAGAGCTAGCTAGCTAGAAGTTTATATAGGAATTTGAGTACTGTATAATACATTGGAGCTGAAACATAGTTAATTACTTCACTGTTTCCCGATAAAGACAATAACGACTTTATGTTTCTCTAATCAGCATTTCAGAAGGATTGGAAGTGGTTATCATTGCACGTATACAGATCCGATTCTTCCGCAACACTGCTGGCGGGCATTATTTCCGGGATGTTCTTCTTGAGATGCAATCAAAGTAGGTGGAAGAACGATCGATAACGATAACGAGATTTTTTTTTGCTTGAATGATCATTCTGTACATGTAGTTTAATAATTCTTAATTAAGATAAACTAATAGACTCCAACAAAATTTTGTTCATAAGATTTGTAGCCATGCCAGTGCCCATACGTACGTTGATGATGACTGCTTTATGCAGTAATGGATGAGTGGATCTGTATACAAAAGTGATGGCAGAACTAGATCAAGATGTGACCAGAATGGTTTTCGAAAACTAAACTATGGTGTAGAGTAGTACCACGATGGCCACATTCAATAGAATCGTTATTCTTTCCGATTTAATAAGTACCTTGAACCCAAGAAAGCTGGAGGAATCGATCAGATGTGGGTCTGATTAGTCATACAGATAAGAAACTTTACCAGCATATATACTTCATCAAAATGTCGATGGTCTGGAGGTGTACACCAAGGAAGGCATGATCCTCATCCTCTGCCATCATCCTTCCTGTTTATATCTAGTGATGTATTTCAGGTATGCATATGCATTCAAAACCCTAGATATTATGAACTTAGAATTGTCACGAATCTATATAATTGGCCATATGTAAACAATAAGTTGTATATTAGATCACATTTATAGACTATCTCTTAAAAGTCTTGGTGGTAATTACTTTGTGGCTTAATTTAGGCTTGGAGCAACGATAGAATAAGAGCCTGTAGACACAGTCTCTCCCTCAGTCACATAAAAGAGGATGAGGTAAGATACTCATTGGGGCTCTTTTCACTCAAACAAGGAATCACGCACATTCCCGAGGAGCTAGCTTGTGGACGATGAACAACCCTTGAGATACAAGCCATTGGGTCAAATTGAGTACATTCAAGCATAAAGTCCAGGAGTTGAGTGTACCCTCAAGGCATTTTGTGGAGTTTGATTTTCTCTTTATTTCTGGTTTCTTCTTTTTCCAATTATATACGACACTAATGGGGATTAGTGAATAACGTTAGTGCTTACATTTGTACCATCTCTATGATCAAGTCTTCACCAAAAAAAAAAAATCTCTGTGATCAATGAATCGATCAATGAATCAATCTGTGTAAGAGTGTTAGAAGTTTGAAGCAATAATAATCTTCATACTACTTGAAACTTGAAAGAGGAGCAATAGACATCCCAACAAATTGCGGGCAGAGAGCATGAGATCGATTGAGGAACCAACTAAAAAATCCAATTGAGAAACATAATAGGCCTAAACTACTCTAACCCAAAAACTAAACCGAGAATTCATCAAATTTAAAAACAAAATTAAATAAAACATAGAATTCATCAAAGTGATCAAACCATCTTGTCATGGACCAGATTATCATCTTCACAATCTTTCACTTGAGGAGTTCCCAGTTGTGATGAAATACTCGAAATATTCATCGGATACTGAGTGTACGACATAGGCTTATGTATTAGTTGTGCATAGTGGCTCATGGAGGAACCTGGAACGCTATTGAACATCATCATTTTCTCGGCAGGAGATTGGACCATCTGATTTTCTTCACTTGGATCATAGTAGGTTCTTGGATATCCCATCAACGGATTAGCCATCATTGAATTCAAATCTGAATCATATTGAAATATTTGAGAATAGTTAGTAGGTTGATCAATTGAGAAGGGCATTTGCATATCCATCATTCCCACATAGCTAGGCTTGTGATCCTCATATTCACCAAGGTAGTGTGCATAATTGTGCATGTGGTTAGAGAGCTTTTGGCTAGTAACATCACCAACATCGTTTCCACCTAGCTGCAACGTCCGTGGTGCCCTCACATTATTCAGTGTTCTCTTCCCATATTCAATCTTTTGATCCAACACATTGACAAGCTCTTCCAGTTGTTCTTCTGAAAACTCATTGATGCGGTCGTCCCACGTAGGGTACTTGGCCTCATACATATCACTCTTCAATTTGGAGACTTTGGCATCCATCTTGCCCTTTTGCTCATGCAACCAATCCGACAAGTTGTAGGTTTTGGTGGCTGGTTTGTTGTTGAGCTTGAACTTTTCAATAATGCGATTAACCTCATCTGGGTTTTGTGGCCAGGTGTGGAGTTCTGCAGGTCGCCGATCAGACTGTTTTGGACCATAGATTATCAAGCACATATCTACACCGCAAAGGGTTGAAAACTCGTAAGCTTTCTTGAGAATGCCCTTCTTTCTCTTTTGGAACGTTATTCTGCGAGATCTCTCATCGGCAATGAGTTGCATGTTCAGTTTTCCACCACCTCGACCCATGATTCTGATCCAAAGAGAGGGACAAAGTACCTATAAAGATAAACATATGAAAACCTCAAAACCTTGACTATAAAGAACTTAACAAACCCTTGAAAAAGCTTCAATTGCATAACACAAACCCTATAAGAACTAGCTAGGAACATAGTATTCGAAACCATAAGACCGTTTAGAAGTCTATGACAGTTGAAAGTCAGGATAAAACCCCAAACATTATATTCAAGAGAATTGATGAAAAGTAAAGAAACGAGAATATACGTACACTGAAATGAAAACCGATTCAGAGATCGTTGCGTCCTGTATCTTTATATCTTATCGCATAATTGCCATACTAGATGAAGAACATAAAGAGAGAATAATACCTTCTTTAGGTCAGACGACAAAATATAAAAGTATGCGTATTGACTTAAAGAAAAATGGTCTCCTCTTTTCTTGTTATTTTCTTTCTCATCTTTTCTGATCGCTATTAAAATCTAAATTTTTTGTGTTCCCACCTATTCGGGTCTATAATGATAAGAAAATCAATTAATATGAAAGAAATTAACCTGATTTTTCTTAAACTGGATTCAATCACTTAAGAGGATCAAGGAAATTTTGATTCTCTTTAATGAAGTCATGAAGGAGCTTCTGACCAATTAACCTAATTGCTAATTAGCCAGTGAAGAGACATCTAAAATCATAAATTTGACGCATAGTAATTTGTGGATCTAGTTGATATATATATTGAACCACATGATCGATCAACTAGATATATACCATCTAGGAAAGGAAATATTTTCAAACTAGACAAATTATTTTCAAATGTGAAGACATTCGAATCCCTACATATATTATAATTTTGTTTCTTTTTTCTAGATGACAAATAAACAAAAAAAAAATAAACAAAAAAAAAATAAAACAAAAAAAAAAAACTAGTCTAAGTATTATGATCGTTCTTGAAGCAATACCACTTCTGCATGTATTTAAAATAATAATAATTGTGATACCTCTTCTTCCGGTGATAGCCGCGTGGTCTGTAGTCTGTACCTCGGCTAATTGCTTTGCAGGTTTCGGCGATACACTGGTGGAGATTTGGTCGGAAGCTTGGTGCCTGTATGGGTCGTGTGCGCGACACCAACCAGTCTAGGGTTTTTATTCAGTTGGTTAATTATCTTGGTATTTTCCGTCGGGATCGGACTTTTATATATTTATTTTTGTGGGAGTGCATGAGAAGTGAAACAACTCAATTCGAACTTGTTATAGGGTTTAGGGTTTTGTGTAGCTCGGGAATTTATTTTTTTCCTTAAATTATGAAAAAGGGGAGTTTATCCTTTGTCATTCATCCATAAAATTGAAGAGAAATTTTAAATACACACCCCTAATATCTTAATACACACCCCTTACTTAATACACCACATATTTAGTTTTTCATTTTAGTATTATACTTAATACACATCCCAGACTACCTAAAATGCCATTAATTTATGAAATATTCTATTATTTAATATAATCAATATATATACTATTTGGTACCACTTTTTACATATTATTTCATCTAATTTTTGCTAGAAATTTTTGGTTATCATTGTTCAATTTATAATCAAATGATTATTGTTATATCTGAACTCTAAATCACCAATACAAGTTTTCAAGATTCACAAGCTACTCTAAATCACCAATACAAGTTTTCAAAATTCACAAGCTAGTAGAACTGCAGAAGTACAGTAGCTATTAAACATAGCTAGTTATTCGATAAAACATGTCATGATAAAGATGCAGTACATGACAATATGATCTGCAAGATCAAACTAAAGCTGATATAGAATAAAAAAAAAGAAAAAAAAGAAAAAGAAAAAAGACAACCCAAATGAATTATGGAGAAAAGTTGGGGTTAGGAGAGAAGTACGTGTTTTCGACGATTTTAGGGTAGAAGATGTTGAAAAGAATACTTCTATCGTGATTTTTTTTTTAATAATATATGTTTGTTTTGGTCATTTAGGTTACTTATAAAATCTTAATAGAAACATAAAATAATAGAGGTGTGTATTAAGAGATTAGGAGTGTGTATTTAAAATTTCTCAAAATTGAAATCGATCGAGTCAAAAATAAAGAAAACGAAAAAGGGGAACATATGATAAATAATATGAGAAGTAATAAATACATGTTAGATGTTACATTCACTAACTTACCAGACATGCAAAGATATATAAGATCCCCCACACAGGTTGATCAACATATATGTAAGTAATTGGCAACAAAACACTGAAATACAAGGGTTTGCATTGGATAATCCACTACTAATTGTAGATGCTCATCTAAATGGATAATCCTCTATTCTGGTAGAGGAATGTGTGCCAAATCCTCTCTGAAAGGTACAGGAAGTCCATGCGTGTTGGTCGTGAGGTGATCCCATGTACCTGCTTTCACTTGGATTTGGGAACCGCACCCAGATCGTTCTTGTTGGCTAAATGAATGTTTCAACGAACACTATCTTGTCTGACAGTTAAATATGAGTATATATGTATGATTTCATCAATGATTATATATGATCACATTTGCAACAGTGAAAAAGTAGGACGTATGTTATTTAGTTATGGTATTCTCCAATACCCAAATACATATGAACAACCATGCATAAAGCTACATTCGCTATTTAAGAAAACAGAAGAGAGCTCTGCTACTTGTTTAAGAGCACATTTTGATGACTTTGCTTCTAACTGTCACAATATAACTGGCAACAAAACCCTGATATATTAAGGGTTTACATCTCAACTCTAATTGAAGTTTCAGCATTGCAGCTAAGCTGATCGATCTTGGATAACCAACTATTCTGGTAGAGGAATGTCAGCCAAATCCTCTCTGAAAGGTACAGGAGGTCCATGCGTGTTGGTGATCCCACTTTCCATTTCGATTTGAGCGGCCGGGTCGTTCTTTGTTGGCTCAATGAAAGTTACAACAGTGTCTTTTCTTACAGTCAAGTAAATGACTGCAACGATGTAAATGGCCATCAAGGGGAACACCAAGATCCCAATAAACACAGTTGCAACTTTGGGGAGACTGCTGTGAATTATCCACCCCACGAAGCCTGTGCTGAGGTAGTAGATGTTGATTCCTATGATCCCCATTCCTAGAATCCATGACATAACAATGATCTGCATCACACACAAAAAAAAAATACATGAATACATGAATTTTATCGTAACTTGTTACAGCAATATAGCTTGATATACATTGTTGCCTAAAACTTGATCTTGTTATAAGTCAAAAATCTGTAGTCTATACATTAACACACAGACGATGGAGGTGGAAAAGATTAGCGTTCTAACCAACTAGAGCTTAGTTATGAAATGAAACTAATAGTTATTTGCAGTGCATACTCGAGCTCAATGAATCTCATAATTAAAGAAAATAACTACTCACGTAGATTGAATTCTTGTGAGGTCCCATCTTAGTAGCGCTACTGCTAAATTTGAGGAGTGGGATCAAAGCAAAGGGAAGTTCAAAAGATAGTATCATCTGCAAATTTCAGTAAATTAGCTCATTTTTTCTGAAATATATATATGCATGTAAAAAAGGAAAATTGTCTGTATAATTGTAATGAATCACTATGACGAACCGATGCAATGATAATGAGTCTCCCTGCTCCTGAAGCCCCACCGATGATGGAAACGATGAGACTAGGTGTAATGGCAATGCACCTAGTCATCAAATTTCTAGTCCATTTTTTCATCTTGATGTCCAAGAATCCCTGCAAACACCATTGATTTTACATCATTAAGAAAAAAATTAAGTCATTCACCTAATAAACATGTAGGTTCAGTACATAACAAATGTATAACCTGCATGACAAATTGTCCTGCGTAAGTGCCTGTAATGGTTGAGCTTTGTCCTGAGGCTAATAATGCAACAGCATATATGACTTTGCTTGACTTTCCCAACACATTCTGTGAGATTGAAAAGTAGATTAGCAATTTGGTCTATATAATGACATGGAAATCATTGATGCATGTATGAGAGATTTTCACCTGGAGAAGAAAGGAAGCATTGTTGAGTGTAAGATCGCTACATGTTTTAGAATCATTGTCAGAGAGGTTATCTGCGAAGCAAACGGTTCCGGACACAGAGATAATGGCAACATTGATTAAGAATGCTACGAATAATGCAAATCCACTTTCTATTAAGAAATATCGACATGCATCCTGCAGTTAGAACATCATTAAGTTAGTAATCGATTACAGTTTTGTACGTGCAATGAAGATTAAGGAAAGCTCATCGGTATTTTATGGGGTTTACATTGATGCCACGGACAGAGTTTGGGACTTTCCTTGAAAGCACAAGAGCAGAGTGGAGAAACAGATTGTGGCTGGAGAAATTAAACAAACATAAAGAGTTGTTAATTGTGATTAAACACTTGATAGCTTAACATACCTAATATTTAAAAGGATCATATATTACGACCAGATATAATAAGAGAAATGTGCTTACGGCATGACAAGGGCACCCAAGAGGGCTATGGCGTCACCGGTGGCTCCTTGGCCGCTGAGCTTGGGGACAAACATTCCTTCGACCACACCGGATGCAGGAGGCTTCACAAAACCCATTTCACCA
The window above is part of the Fragaria vesca subsp. vesca linkage group LG2, FraVesHawaii_1.0, whole genome shotgun sequence genome. Proteins encoded here:
- the LOC101291299 gene encoding metal transporter Nramp5-like, whose product is MESQQQKIGVGERGSNRIYAAGTPPPSNIKQFDDHHDDPENKKPGWRKFMEHVGPGFLVSLAYLDPGNLETDLQAGANHRYELLWVILIGLIFALIIQSLAANLGVSTGKHLSELCKAEYPSFVRYCLWLLAEVAVIAADIPEVIGTAFALNILFNIPVWSGVLITGLSTLLLLGLQRYGIRKLEMLIAVLVFVMAACFFGEMGFVKPPASGVVEGMFVPKLSGQGATGDAIALLGALVMPHNLFLHSALVLSRKVPNSVRGINDACRYFLIESGFALFVAFLINVAIISVSGTVCFADNLSDNDSKTCSDLTLNNASFLLQNVLGKSSKVIYAVALLASGQSSTITGTYAGQFVMQGFLDIKMKKWTRNLMTRCIAITPSLIVSIIGGASGAGRLIIIASMILSFELPFALIPLLKFSSSATKMGPHKNSIYIIVMSWILGMGIIGINIYYLSTGFVGWIIHSSLPKVATVFIGILVFPLMAIYIVAVIYLTVRKDTVVTFIEPTKNDPAAQIEMESGITNTHGPPVPFREDLADIPLPE